TGCAAAAACATATGGTGGCGAAGTCACAACGTCTGACACTGAAAGTTATGCTCAAGTTAAAATTAATATTAATGATGATGAAAACTTATTTAAAGGACTTGCCCCTGAAATGGATGTTTGGTCTTCACATAAAGATGAAGTAAAAACAATCCCTGATGAATTTAAAGTCTTAGCTAGTTCAAACTTATGCGATGTCGAATCCTTTAAACATGCAAAAAAAGATGTTTACGGAATACAATTCCATCCAGAAGTGCATCATACTCTAAAAGGAGAAATAATATTTAAAAATTTTTACGAAATATGTCAAAAATAGGTGTAATTATGATTGATAACGCTGATGATTTAAGAGATAAAGCAAATGAATTTAAAATTGGATTGAAAAAACAATATGTTACCCTCCCAATCGGTGATGGAGAATATGATTTTAAAATCTCAGGTATTGGTGCTAAAT
This region of Methanobrevibacter sp. V74 genomic DNA includes:
- a CDS encoding GMP synthase subunit A, with product MTILVINNKGQYNHRIQRSLQYLNIPSEIVSNTLSIEEIEAKNPTGLILGGGPSLEDAGNSEEYIKHFDTPILGICLGHQLIAKTYGGEVTTSDTESYAQVKININDDENLFKGLAPEMDVWSSHKDEVKTIPDEFKVLASSNLCDVESFKHAKKDVYGIQFHPEVHHTLKGEIIFKNFYEICQK